A window of the Cystobacter fuscus genome harbors these coding sequences:
- the bamA gene encoding outer membrane protein assembly factor BamA — MPGRVLAQTNTDAPPATSAPRSADAPLDPDRQVREDEVTDIRVEGNRRVEAEAIRRTLRTQVGTDLDTSRSAEDLRAVWALGYFSDVQLLVQRLPAGGVIYVVRVQERPSIRSVKLAGNEEISQDDLKESIEVKPLTILDMDTVRSTQKKIQEKYIEKGYFLAEVSHKIEPVAGGQVDVVFTVDENSKVLVKDIVILGAEKIPVSRLKDVMLTKQGGYLSFLTSEGTYREEVFQRDLQVIQATYYDEGFINVRVDKPNVSLSADKRDIYITLRVTEGERYDIGKIDFSGDLVVPKEELARLMSTNSGEHFSRSKLGTDIQAITDVYYDRGYAYANINPVTNINADQRTVDLTFDVQQGPQVTIERIEVMGNTKTRDKVIRRELRVYEGELYSGTGVRRSKERVTALGFFETVEVNQKPGSRRDSIVLTVEVKEKATGTFQVGLGFSNVEDFIFTAQVSQNNFLGWGQSVSASAQISSLRSLVQLSFFDPYFLDTNYIFSADFFRVESNYVDFDRRSTGGNIGLGYQVLEDLLVNVGYSQEHVSVSALSSIGGVLLANRFLSGVTSSARLSVTYDKRNNRLFPSQGFIHYGSVEYAPSFLGGSFLFARYSAYSRLYFPLPLGAVFKTNATVGYIQSLDNQRPLPISELYYLGGINSMRGYALRTISPSLLAPNSASPDATIQSINVGGNKQFILNVELEFPIFEKAGIRGVVFYDAGNAYASNERFFEDKQDKLPLGLFHSVGFGFRWFSPVGPLRFEWGIPLTKRPDDQPILFEFTIGNFF; from the coding sequence ATGCCCGGTCGCGTGCTCGCGCAGACGAACACGGATGCGCCTCCCGCGACCTCCGCCCCCCGAAGCGCCGATGCGCCGCTCGATCCCGATCGGCAGGTGCGCGAGGACGAGGTCACCGACATCCGCGTCGAGGGCAACCGCCGCGTCGAGGCCGAGGCCATCCGCCGTACCCTGCGCACCCAGGTGGGCACGGATCTCGACACGTCCCGCAGCGCCGAGGATCTCCGGGCCGTCTGGGCGCTCGGCTACTTCAGTGACGTGCAGTTGCTCGTGCAGCGCCTGCCCGCCGGCGGCGTCATCTACGTGGTGCGCGTGCAGGAGCGCCCGTCCATCCGCTCGGTGAAGCTCGCCGGCAACGAGGAGATCAGCCAGGACGACCTCAAGGAGTCCATCGAGGTCAAGCCCCTCACCATCCTGGACATGGACACGGTGCGCAGCACCCAGAAGAAGATCCAGGAGAAGTACATCGAGAAGGGCTACTTCCTGGCCGAGGTGTCCCACAAGATCGAGCCCGTGGCGGGTGGCCAGGTCGACGTGGTCTTCACCGTCGACGAGAACTCGAAGGTGCTGGTGAAGGACATCGTCATCCTGGGCGCGGAGAAGATCCCCGTCTCCCGGCTCAAGGACGTGATGCTCACCAAGCAGGGCGGCTACCTGTCGTTCCTCACGAGCGAGGGCACCTACCGCGAGGAGGTCTTCCAGCGCGACCTGCAGGTCATCCAGGCCACCTACTACGACGAGGGCTTCATCAACGTCCGGGTGGACAAGCCCAACGTGTCGCTGTCGGCCGACAAGCGCGACATCTACATCACCCTCCGGGTGACCGAGGGCGAGCGCTACGACATCGGGAAGATCGACTTCTCCGGCGACCTGGTGGTGCCCAAGGAGGAGCTGGCGCGCCTGATGAGCACCAACTCCGGCGAGCACTTCAGCCGCTCGAAGCTCGGCACGGACATCCAGGCCATCACGGACGTCTACTACGACCGGGGCTACGCCTACGCCAACATCAACCCCGTCACCAACATCAACGCCGACCAGCGCACGGTGGACCTGACCTTCGACGTGCAGCAGGGTCCCCAGGTCACCATCGAGCGCATCGAGGTGATGGGCAACACCAAGACGCGCGACAAGGTCATCCGCCGCGAGCTGCGCGTCTACGAGGGCGAGCTGTACAGCGGCACCGGCGTGCGCCGCAGCAAGGAGCGCGTGACGGCGCTCGGCTTCTTCGAGACGGTGGAGGTCAACCAGAAGCCCGGCTCGCGCAGGGACTCCATCGTCCTGACGGTGGAGGTGAAGGAGAAGGCGACCGGCACCTTCCAGGTGGGTCTGGGCTTCTCCAACGTGGAGGACTTCATCTTCACGGCCCAGGTGTCGCAGAACAACTTCCTCGGCTGGGGCCAGAGCGTGTCCGCCTCGGCGCAGATCTCCAGCCTGCGCTCGCTCGTGCAGCTGTCGTTCTTCGACCCGTACTTCCTGGACACCAACTACATCTTCTCCGCGGACTTCTTCCGGGTGGAGTCCAACTACGTCGACTTCGACCGCCGCTCCACGGGTGGCAACATCGGCCTGGGCTACCAGGTGCTCGAGGACCTGCTCGTCAACGTGGGCTACTCGCAGGAGCACGTGAGTGTCTCCGCCCTGTCGAGCATCGGCGGCGTGCTGCTGGCCAACCGCTTCCTCAGTGGCGTGACGAGCTCGGCGCGCCTGTCCGTCACCTACGACAAGCGCAACAACCGCCTCTTCCCCTCCCAGGGCTTCATCCACTACGGCTCGGTGGAGTACGCGCCGAGCTTCCTCGGCGGCTCGTTCCTCTTCGCGCGCTACAGCGCCTACTCGCGCCTGTACTTCCCGCTGCCCCTGGGCGCCGTTTTCAAGACCAACGCCACCGTGGGCTACATCCAGTCGCTGGACAACCAGCGGCCCCTGCCCATCTCCGAGCTCTACTACCTGGGCGGTATCAACTCGATGCGCGGCTACGCGCTGCGCACCATCAGCCCCTCGCTGCTCGCGCCCAACTCCGCCTCGCCCGACGCCACCATCCAGTCCATCAACGTGGGTGGCAACAAGCAGTTCATCCTCAACGTGGAACTGGAGTTCCCCATCTTCGAGAAGGCCGGCATCCGGGGCGTGGTCTTCTACGACGCGGGCAACGCCTACGCCTCCAACGAGCGGTTCTTCGAGGATAAGCAGGACAAGCTGCCCCTGGGCCTCTTCCACTCGGTGGGATTCGGCTTCCGGTGGTTCTCGCCGGTTGGTCCCTTGCGCTTCGAGTGGGGAATCCCGCTCACCAAGCGTCCGGATGATCAGCCCATCCTCTTCGAGTTTACGATCGGCAATTTCTTCTGA